From Patescibacteria group bacterium:
GCGCGATGGCCAAAAGGAAGCCTATAGCCGCGATAAATTGGTTTCCGGCTTGAAAAAAGCTTTGGAAAAAAGGCCGATTACTGATGATGATTTTAAAAAGTTGGTTCATAATATCGAGCGGGATATCCAGCAATTAAAAAAGAGCGAAGTGGAATCAAGCGAGATCGGCGAGATTGTAATGAAGCATTTGAAAGAGGCTGACGTAGTCGCCTATATCCGCTTTGCCTCGGTTTACGAATCATTTGAGAACGCCAAAGATTTTAAGGAGACTTTAAATAAAATTTTGGAGGATAAAAAGAAAAGTAAGAAGTAAGAAGTCAGAAGTGAGAAATCGGAAAATTTTCTTACTTCTAACTTCTTCCTTCTAACTTGCTGCTATGCCTAATATTATTTCGCAAATCCGCAAACGCTCGGGTGAAATCGTTGATTTTAACCGGGAAAAGATTACCAAAGCCATTAGTAAGGCGCAAGAATCAGTGGGTATTATTGATTCTGATCTGGCAGAAAAATTGACCAACCAAGTTGTGGACAAACTCTCAAGAAAATTCCATGCGCGCAGCATCCCGGCGGTTGAAGAAATTCAGGACATCGTCGAAGAAACCTTGATTGAAAGCAAGCAGATCCCGCTGGCTAAAGCGTTCATTCTTTATCGCGATCAGCATCGCCAATTGCGCGATTTGAACGCCAAGACCAACGATGAAAAATTGATGGAAGACTATTTGGGGCAGGCCGATTGGCGCTTGAAGGAAAACGGCAATATGAGTTTTTCTGTCCAAGGTTTGAACAATTATCTGGCGTCTTCCATTTCCGCCAAATATTGGCTGAATAAATTATATCCGACCGAAATCAGGAATGCTCATGTCAATGCTGATTTTCATATTCATGATTTGGGAATTCTCGCGCCATATTGCTGCGGCTGGAATCTGAAAGATTTATTAACGAGAGGCTTTACCGGCGTGGAGGAGAAAACGCAATCCGGGCCGGCCAAGCATTTCCGCAGCGCGCTCGGCCAGCTGGTTAACTTCCTCTATACGATGCAAGGAGAGGATGCCGGCGCCAACGCCATCTCCAATGTTGATACTTTATTGGCGCCTTTTATCCGCTATGATGGCTTGAGCCGGAAAGAAGTTAAGCAGGCGATGCAAGAATTTGTTTTTAATATGAATGTCCCGACCCGCGTCGGCTTCCAGACTCCCTTTACCAACATTACTCTGGATGTCAAGCCGACCGGAACTTTGGCTAAAGAATGCGTGGTTATCGGCGGCAAGATCATGCCGGAAAAATACCAGGATTTTCAGGAAGAAATTGATCTGTTCAACGATATTTTCGCCGAAGTGATGCTGGAAGGCGATTCCAAACACCGGATGTTCGCTTTTCCGATCCCGACTTACAATATTGATAAAGATTTTGAATGGGACAGACCGTCGCTTGCCAAAGTTTGGCAGATGACCGCCAAATACGGCATTCCTTATTTTTCCAATTTCGTTAACTCTGATATGAAAATTGATGACGCGCGGAGCATGTGTTGCCGCTTGCGCTTGGATAATCGCGAATTGCGCAAACGCGGCGGCGGCTTATTTGGCGCCAATCCTTTGACCGGATCAATCGGCGTGGTGACGATAAATTTGGCCAGAATCGGTTTTTTGTCGCGCGATAAAGAAGATTATAAGAAAAGGCTGGAGCGCGTG
This genomic window contains:
- a CDS encoding ribonucleoside triphosphate reductase, which translates into the protein MPNIISQIRKRSGEIVDFNREKITKAISKAQESVGIIDSDLAEKLTNQVVDKLSRKFHARSIPAVEEIQDIVEETLIESKQIPLAKAFILYRDQHRQLRDLNAKTNDEKLMEDYLGQADWRLKENGNMSFSVQGLNNYLASSISAKYWLNKLYPTEIRNAHVNADFHIHDLGILAPYCCGWNLKDLLTRGFTGVEEKTQSGPAKHFRSALGQLVNFLYTMQGEDAGANAISNVDTLLAPFIRYDGLSRKEVKQAMQEFVFNMNVPTRVGFQTPFTNITLDVKPTGTLAKECVVIGGKIMPEKYQDFQEEIDLFNDIFAEVMLEGDSKHRMFAFPIPTYNIDKDFEWDRPSLAKVWQMTAKYGIPYFSNFVNSDMKIDDARSMCCRLRLDNRELRKRGGGLFGANPLTGSIGVVTINLARIGFLSRDKEDYKKRLERVMDLARESLEIKRKIIEKFTDDGLYPYSKFYLSDIKERFGKYWQNHFSTIGINGMNESLLNFMKRDIASVEGKAFTLEILDFMRERLKKYQAETNNLYNLEATPGEGITYRFPKKDKEIYPNIIVANEKQVVEKGAVPYYTNSTNLPVNYTDDIFEALDLQDELQTKYTGGTVLHGFLGQMIDDPEMAKQLIKKIFYNYHLPYITLTPTFSICPKHGYLSGEHKYCPKCDEEMGYREIASDEMIVRQTGIDLPLEVATAEEVRVGKERDIIKAIA
- the nrdR gene encoding transcriptional regulator NrdR translates to MICPICYFEDTKVIDSRVASDGLSIRRRRECEKCGFRFSTFEEMEILDLAVIKRDGQKEAYSRDKLVSGLKKALEKRPITDDDFKKLVHNIERDIQQLKKSEVESSEIGEIVMKHLKEADVVAYIRFASVYESFENAKDFKETLNKILEDKKKSKK